A window from Heteronotia binoei isolate CCM8104 ecotype False Entrance Well chromosome 15, APGP_CSIRO_Hbin_v1, whole genome shotgun sequence encodes these proteins:
- the SYT3 gene encoding synaptotagmin-3, producing the protein MSGDYDEERHRKAMELLQVLCSNTCAAQEREKCQELTGHVGPVNSEILVSLLSVIVTFCGIVLLGVSLFVSWKLCWIPWRDKGSSSQTQRKEHSLHAHLHHSPFGDLLAERVELGPEMPERSYLDMDSYPEANLKVSQTSPDLPVEGQTSTKEGNMPNAHSHQQVASLAPTPRYNTLPRPLTQQLSSPDTAVHGGEEKVEQVTSIGQIKPELYKQRSGESDSKKGEAASCGRLSFALRYAYGTEQLVVRILRGVDLPAKDANGFSDPYVKMYLLPDRKKKFQTKVHRKTLNPIFNETFNFNVPFAELPSRKLHFSVYDFDRFSRHDLIGQVVLDNLLELAERDSDAPLWRDIMEASSEKADLGELNFSLCYLPTAGRLTVTIIKATNLKAMDLTGFSDPYVKASLMCEGRRLKKRKTSIKKNTLNPTYNEALVFDIPQDSMEHVSITLAVMDYDCIGHNEVIGMCRVGSDADAPGRDHWAEMLANPRKPIEHWHQLVEEKTLNIYINKNPPARDKPSIVVESVHSD; encoded by the exons ATGTCGGGAGACTACGACGAAGAGAGGCACCGCAAAGCGATGGAGCTTCTTCAGGTGCTGTGCTCCAACACATGTGCTGCCCAGGAACGGGAGAAGTGTCAGGAACTGACGGGCCATGTGGGTCCTGTCAACTCAG AAATCTTGGTCAGTCTTCTGTCCGTGATCGTGACCTTCTGTGGGATCGTACTGCTGGGTGTCTCCCTCTTTGTCTCGTGGAAGCTTTGCTGGATCCCTTGGCGGGATAAAGGCTCCTCTTCGCAAACGCAGCGCAAGGAGCATTCCCTACATGCTCACCTCCACCACTCACCTTTTGGGGACCTCCTGGCGGAGCGGGTGGAGCTGGGGCCAGAGATGCCCGAGAGGTCCTACCTCGATATGGATTCCTACCCTGAGGCCAACCTCAAAGTCAGCCAGACCTCCCCTGACCTCCCTGTGGAAGGCCAGACTAGCACCAAGGAAGGCAATATGCCCAATGCCCATTCCCACCAGCAGGTTGCAAGCTTGGCACCCACACCTAG GTACAATACACTGCCACGCCCCTTGACCCAGCAGTTGAGCAGCCCCGACACTGCTGTCCAcggaggggaggagaaggtggAGCAAGTGACCAGCATCGGGCAGATCAAACCGGAGTTGTACAAGCAGCGCTCAGGCGAGTCGGACTCCAAGAAAGGGGAGGCTGCGAGCTGCGGGCGGCTGAGTTTTGCCCTGCGCTATGCCTATGGCACAGAGCAGCTGGTGGTGAGGATTCTCCGGGGCGTGGACCTGCCTGCCAAAGACGCCAATGGTTTCTCAGACCCCTATGTGAAAATGTACCTGCTGCCTGACCGCAAGAAGAAATTCCAGACTAAGGTGCACCGCAAGACACTGAACCCCATCTTCAACGAGACTTTTAATTTCAACGTCCCCTTTGCCGAACTGCCCTCGCGGAAGCTGCACTTCAGCGTCTACGATTTTGACCGCTTCTCCCGTCACGACCTCATTGGCCAAGTGGTGCTGGACAACCTGCTGGAACTGGCTGAGCGGGACAGTGATGCACCCCTCTGGCGGGACATCATGGAAGCCAGTTCG GAAAAAGCAGATTTAGGAGAGCTGAATTTCTCCCTCTGTTACTTGCCCACCGCCGGGCGTCTCACTGTCACTATCATCAAGGCCACCAACCTCAAAGCCATGGACCTGACCGGCTTCTCTG ATCCCTACGTTAAGGCATCCCTCATGTGTGAAGGAAGGAGGCTGAAGAAACGCAAGACGTCCATCAAGAAGAACACGCTGAATCCCACTTACAATGAGGCCCTTGTCTTTGACATCCCCCAGGACAGCATGGAGCATGTCAGCATTACGTTGGCCGTCATGGATTATGATTG CATTGGGCACAACGAAGTCATCGGGATGTGCCGAGTGGGCAGCGATGCCGATGCACCAGGAAGGGACCACTGGGCCGAGATGCTGGCCAATCCACGGAAGCCCATCGAACACTGGCACCAGCTGGTGGAG